A single window of Pseudoduganella plicata DNA harbors:
- a CDS encoding acyl-CoA dehydrogenase family protein — MTKDSILANVRRLLPELAAAPDLEAGHTLPAWVVARLKEAGCFRMCMPRSWGGPELTTLEQLEIIEALASVSASVAWCVMIGCDSGLYSGYLEDGAARELYGSLDAVQAGWVYPGGRAIETDGGYKVTGRWIFGSGIKHADVIGAGCLIYEHGSPRLDEGRPEWIVVLGKQGDFEIEDNWDTTGLHGTGSHNYHVKGGFFPRAHSFSFRQPAQRAGLLWQRNDTFLRKMAAVPLGVCRSALDFTHGYLKERQDFNTRTPLRNSPIVQHKLAECEMKHNAARAYLYRTLERQWQCLENGEVPDERLRADVWLSRVSAFRTSREVILALYDLVGGPAIRRGETPIERAMRDSLTWCQHLVGKESGYEAVGNLLLNGNVAEGFPML, encoded by the coding sequence ATGACTAAGGACAGCATCCTGGCCAATGTGCGTCGCCTGCTGCCCGAGCTGGCGGCCGCGCCCGACCTTGAGGCAGGGCATACGCTGCCGGCCTGGGTGGTGGCGCGCCTGAAGGAGGCAGGTTGTTTCCGCATGTGTATGCCGCGCAGCTGGGGCGGTCCCGAGCTGACCACGCTGGAGCAGCTGGAGATCATCGAAGCCTTGGCGAGCGTCAGCGCCTCGGTGGCCTGGTGCGTGATGATCGGTTGCGATTCGGGCCTGTATTCGGGCTACCTGGAGGATGGCGCGGCACGCGAGCTGTATGGCTCGCTGGATGCGGTACAGGCCGGCTGGGTTTATCCGGGCGGGCGCGCTATCGAAACCGACGGCGGCTACAAGGTGACCGGGCGCTGGATTTTCGGCAGCGGCATCAAGCACGCCGACGTGATCGGTGCCGGTTGCCTGATCTACGAACACGGCAGCCCGCGGCTGGACGAGGGGCGGCCCGAATGGATCGTGGTGCTGGGCAAGCAGGGCGACTTTGAAATCGAGGACAACTGGGATACCACCGGCCTGCACGGCACCGGCAGCCACAACTATCACGTCAAGGGCGGATTCTTCCCGCGTGCGCACAGCTTCAGCTTCCGTCAGCCGGCGCAGCGGGCCGGCCTGCTGTGGCAACGCAACGATACCTTCCTGCGCAAGATGGCCGCCGTACCGCTGGGCGTGTGCCGCTCGGCCCTCGATTTCACGCATGGCTACCTGAAGGAGCGGCAGGATTTCAATACCCGCACGCCGCTGCGCAATTCGCCGATCGTCCAGCACAAGCTGGCCGAGTGCGAGATGAAGCACAATGCCGCCCGTGCCTACCTGTACCGTACGCTGGAACGCCAGTGGCAGTGCCTGGAAAACGGCGAAGTGCCGGACGAGCGCTTGCGCGCGGACGTCTGGCTGTCGCGCGTGAGCGCGTTCCGCACGTCGCGCGAAGTGATTCTGGCGCTGTACGACCTGGTGGGCGGGCCGGCAATCCGGCGCGGTGAGACCCCCATCGAGCGGGCGATGCGCGATTCCCTGACGTGGTGCCAGCACCTGGTGGGCAAGGAAAGCGGGTACGAGGCGGTCGGCAACCTGCTGCTGAATGGCAATGTGGCGGAAGGATTCCCGATGCTGTAG
- a CDS encoding autoinducer binding domain-containing protein, whose amino-acid sequence MQVLEVVKSEAEVLEVLIAAVLELGFEYCAFGVRWPLPVIRPAVSMISNYPESWRQRYLERNYLACDPTVAHGLTSQTALVWSDQVFAAAPALWDDARDHGLRVGVAQSSYNARGVAGLLTVSRSHEQLGEAELREHAAHLWWLSQAALDAMSRVAPQSGRVEADICLTAREVEVLRWSADGKTASDIAEIIQITERTVGFHINNALLKLGTANKTAGVIKAALLRLL is encoded by the coding sequence ATGCAGGTGCTGGAGGTGGTAAAGAGCGAAGCCGAGGTACTTGAAGTACTCATCGCGGCGGTGCTGGAGCTGGGGTTCGAATACTGCGCTTTTGGCGTGCGCTGGCCCCTGCCTGTCATCAGGCCGGCGGTGTCGATGATCTCCAACTACCCGGAATCCTGGCGGCAGCGTTATCTGGAAAGGAATTACCTTGCGTGCGACCCCACGGTGGCCCATGGCCTGACGTCGCAGACAGCGCTGGTCTGGTCAGATCAGGTATTCGCGGCAGCGCCAGCGCTGTGGGACGACGCCCGCGACCATGGCTTGCGCGTCGGCGTGGCGCAATCGTCCTACAATGCACGGGGCGTAGCCGGCCTGCTGACGGTCTCGCGTTCGCACGAGCAGCTCGGCGAGGCCGAGCTGCGCGAGCATGCCGCGCACTTGTGGTGGTTGTCCCAGGCCGCGCTCGACGCGATGTCGCGGGTGGCGCCGCAGAGTGGCCGGGTCGAGGCCGACATCTGCCTGACGGCGCGCGAAGTGGAAGTGTTGCGCTGGAGTGCGGACGGCAAGACCGCCAGCGATATCGCGGAAATCATCCAGATCACCGAGCGCACGGTCGGCTTTCACATCAACAATGCGCTGCTGAAGCTGGGCACTGCGAACAAGACGGCGGGCGTGATCAAGGCCGCGCTGCTGCGCCTGCTGTGA
- a CDS encoding 4'-phosphopantetheinyl transferase family protein, translating into MLLAPTPGADGALELFYTTFDTAHFDVACFAEHAIVLPPALAHAVPKRQGEFFFGRWCGRAALAYHGREGTIGVGPAREPLWPRGVTGSITHSHGIAAAVAVPRSTCRGVGIDIETVAQGRSLQALRQVVLSARERAWLAALDCPIAPDTLLTLVFSAKESFYKGVFETVRRFLDFDAIEIVGIDTEGRRLWFDVVHPLDPPFVPGFRFAVGYTLLEQGRVMTDFRW; encoded by the coding sequence ATGCTGCTCGCGCCGACCCCGGGTGCGGATGGGGCGCTGGAGCTGTTCTACACAACGTTCGACACGGCGCACTTCGACGTGGCGTGTTTTGCCGAACATGCCATCGTGCTGCCGCCGGCACTCGCGCACGCGGTGCCGAAACGCCAGGGCGAATTCTTTTTTGGCCGCTGGTGCGGCCGTGCGGCGCTGGCGTATCATGGCCGCGAGGGCACCATCGGCGTCGGGCCGGCGCGCGAGCCGCTCTGGCCGCGTGGCGTTACCGGCAGTATCACTCATAGCCACGGCATCGCCGCCGCAGTGGCAGTGCCCCGGTCGACGTGCCGCGGGGTTGGCATCGATATCGAGACTGTCGCCCAGGGCCGCAGCCTGCAGGCATTGCGCCAGGTCGTGCTGTCGGCCCGCGAGCGCGCCTGGCTGGCGGCGCTCGACTGTCCGATCGCGCCCGACACGTTGCTGACGCTGGTGTTTTCGGCCAAGGAGAGCTTCTACAAGGGCGTATTCGAGACCGTGCGGCGCTTCCTCGACTTCGACGCGATCGAGATCGTTGGCATCGACACCGAAGGGCGGCGCTTGTGGTTTGACGTGGTGCACCCGCTCGACCCGCCGTTCGTGCCCGGGTTCAGGTTTGCGGTCGGCTACACGCTGCTGGAGCAGGGGCGCGTGATGACCGATTTCCGGTGGTGA
- the yacG gene encoding DNA gyrase inhibitor YacG, producing the protein MPTVDCPTCGTKVEWTEKNKFRPFCSERCKQIDLGAWAEEKYTIPAAAPADPLDDELK; encoded by the coding sequence ATGCCTACCGTTGATTGCCCTACCTGCGGCACCAAAGTGGAGTGGACGGAGAAGAACAAATTCCGCCCCTTCTGTTCCGAACGATGCAAGCAGATCGACCTGGGTGCCTGGGCTGAGGAAAAGTACACGATTCCTGCGGCCGCGCCTGCCGATCCGCTCGATGACGAGCTGAAATAG
- the zapD gene encoding cell division protein ZapD, whose translation MIVYEYPFNERIRTLLRLEDLYDKFKFFVHQEHPMQHHVALSTIFDMLEVAGRADLKSDLLQELERQRQTLLGYRSNPNVQTEMLDAVLAEVDSVSGALVSSQGKTGQNVRDNEWLMSIRGRTIIPGGACEFDLPSYYAWQQRSAEQRYGDIVTWFAPLAPLFDALALVLRLLRDSGAAKKMIANAGSYQQMLQGKVYQMLRLTVDSSLGAIPEISANKYMLWVRFTTQGGDLKPKPLEEDVPFELTLCAF comes from the coding sequence TTGATCGTCTATGAATATCCTTTCAACGAGCGCATACGCACGTTGTTGCGGCTGGAAGATCTGTACGACAAATTCAAGTTCTTCGTTCACCAGGAACACCCGATGCAGCATCACGTGGCGCTGTCCACGATCTTCGACATGCTCGAAGTGGCCGGCCGCGCCGACCTGAAATCCGACCTGCTGCAGGAGCTGGAGCGCCAGCGCCAGACATTGCTGGGCTACCGTTCCAACCCGAACGTCCAGACCGAAATGCTCGATGCCGTGCTGGCCGAGGTGGACAGCGTATCCGGCGCGCTGGTCTCAAGCCAGGGAAAAACGGGCCAGAACGTGCGCGACAACGAATGGCTGATGAGCATCCGCGGCCGTACGATCATTCCTGGCGGCGCCTGCGAATTCGACCTGCCGTCGTACTATGCCTGGCAACAGCGTTCCGCCGAGCAGCGCTATGGCGACATCGTGACGTGGTTCGCGCCGCTGGCGCCGCTGTTCGATGCGCTGGCGCTCGTGCTGCGGCTGCTGCGCGATTCCGGTGCGGCCAAGAAGATGATCGCCAACGCCGGCAGCTATCAGCAGATGTTGCAGGGCAAGGTGTACCAGATGCTGCGCCTGACCGTGGACAGCTCGCTCGGTGCGATCCCCGAAATCTCGGCCAATAAATACATGCTGTGGGTACGCTTCACCACCCAGGGCGGCGACCTGAAACCGAAGCCGCTGGAAGAAGACGTCCCTTTCGAACTCACGCTTTGCGCGTTTTAA
- the coaE gene encoding dephospho-CoA kinase (Dephospho-CoA kinase (CoaE) performs the final step in coenzyme A biosynthesis.): MAATARFTVGLTGGIGSGKSVVARMFAERGVDIVDTDRIARGLTVAGGAAMPAVLAAFGADFADRDGALDRARMRALVFSDPDAKRRLEAILHPMIREAVYAASLLGTGPYVIFDIPLLVESGTWRERLQRVLVVDCPENMQLARVIARNGLPEAQVRAIMAAQVPRQVRLAAADDVVDNSGDLAALAPQIDRLHAFYNRMAAAQGPG, translated from the coding sequence ATGGCGGCAACGGCGCGCTTTACCGTCGGCCTGACCGGCGGCATCGGTTCCGGAAAAAGCGTCGTGGCACGCATGTTTGCCGAGCGGGGCGTGGACATCGTCGACACCGACCGGATCGCGCGCGGCCTGACGGTCGCCGGTGGCGCCGCGATGCCGGCGGTGCTGGCGGCGTTCGGCGCCGACTTCGCCGACCGGGATGGTGCGCTGGACCGGGCACGGATGCGCGCCCTCGTCTTCTCCGACCCGGACGCCAAGCGCCGCCTCGAAGCGATCCTGCACCCGATGATCCGCGAGGCCGTGTATGCCGCCAGCCTGCTGGGGACGGGGCCGTACGTCATTTTCGACATCCCCCTGCTGGTCGAATCGGGCACGTGGCGCGAACGGCTGCAGCGCGTACTGGTGGTGGACTGCCCCGAGAACATGCAGCTGGCCCGCGTGATCGCCCGCAACGGCCTGCCCGAGGCGCAAGTGCGGGCCATCATGGCCGCGCAGGTGCCACGCCAGGTCCGGCTGGCGGCAGCCGACGACGTTGTCGACAACAGCGGCGACCTGGCCGCGCTGGCGCCGCAAATCGACCGCCTGCATGCGTTTTACAATCGAATGGCGGCGGCACAGGGCCCCGGCTGA
- a CDS encoding prepilin peptidase, with protein MLQDLYLFAPPATAGAAILAGIFGLLIGSFLNVVIYRIPEMMRRESANYVAAESGQPLPYTERFDLVLPRSACPHCGHKITALENVPVISWLALRGKCSQCKARISARYPVIEALTGLLSALLIWQFGSGVMGLATLLFAYLLIAMTFIDADTQLLPDDLTYPLLWAGLLVNINGTFVPLADAVIGAAAGYLVLWTVYWLFKLATGKEGMGYGDFKLLAALGAWLGWTMLPTIILLSSVVGALVGIGLIVFAGRGRGNPIPFGPYLAAAGMIALLFGGQIAGFTTGLLGGA; from the coding sequence ATGCTCCAGGACCTCTACCTGTTCGCCCCACCCGCCACCGCTGGCGCCGCCATCCTCGCCGGCATCTTCGGCCTGTTGATCGGCAGCTTCCTGAACGTCGTCATCTACCGCATTCCGGAGATGATGCGGCGCGAGTCCGCCAATTACGTGGCCGCCGAATCGGGCCAGCCGCTGCCTTACACAGAGCGCTTCGACCTGGTGCTGCCCCGCTCCGCGTGCCCGCATTGCGGCCACAAGATCACGGCGCTGGAAAACGTGCCCGTCATCAGCTGGCTGGCGTTGCGGGGCAAGTGCAGCCAGTGCAAGGCGCGCATCTCGGCGCGCTATCCCGTCATCGAAGCGTTGACCGGCCTGTTGTCCGCGCTGCTGATCTGGCAGTTCGGCAGCGGCGTGATGGGCCTGGCCACCTTGCTGTTCGCGTACCTGCTGATCGCGATGACGTTCATCGACGCCGACACGCAGCTGCTGCCGGACGACCTGACCTACCCGCTGCTGTGGGCCGGCCTGCTGGTCAACATCAATGGCACTTTCGTGCCGCTGGCCGATGCCGTCATCGGCGCGGCGGCAGGCTATCTGGTGCTGTGGACCGTCTACTGGCTGTTCAAGCTTGCCACCGGCAAGGAAGGCATGGGCTACGGCGACTTCAAGCTGCTGGCCGCGCTGGGCGCATGGCTGGGCTGGACGATGCTGCCGACGATTATCCTGCTGTCGTCCGTCGTCGGCGCCCTCGTCGGCATCGGCCTGATCGTCTTTGCTGGTCGGGGACGCGGCAATCCCATTCCGTTCGGCCCTTACCTGGCCGCGGCCGGCATGATTGCGCTGCTGTTCGGCGGCCAGATCGCCGGTTTCACGACCGGCCTGCTGGGCGGCGCGTGA
- a CDS encoding type II secretion system F family protein encodes MRTSAMASTGNQVKESVFAWEGKDKTGKTVRGELRAGGVAVVNVTLRRQGIMVTKVKKKVYRSGRKVTDKDITLFTRQLATMMKAGVPLLQSFDIVGKGHANPSVSKLIMDLRADIETGTSLNQAFRKFPLYFDPLFCNLVGAGEQAGILEDLLTRLAIYKEKTLAMKAKIKSALTYPIAILAVAFIVTAVIMIWVVPAFKEVFTSFGADLPAPTLFVMAMSEFFVNNWYIMLLVVFWSVYFFFESWKRSIRMQQAMDRLLLRVPVFGDVIRKATVARWTRTLSTMFAAGVPLVEALDSVGGAAGNAVYLEATRKIQNEVSTGTSLTVAMQNVEVFPNMVTQMVSIGEESGALDAMLGKVADFYEDEVDEAVASLAALMEPAIMVILGVLIGGLVVAMYLPIFKLGSVV; translated from the coding sequence ATGAGGACAAGCGCGATGGCATCCACGGGCAACCAGGTCAAGGAATCCGTCTTCGCCTGGGAAGGCAAGGACAAAACGGGCAAGACGGTGCGCGGGGAGCTGCGCGCCGGCGGCGTCGCCGTGGTGAACGTGACACTGCGGCGCCAGGGCATCATGGTCACGAAAGTGAAGAAGAAGGTGTACCGGTCCGGGCGAAAGGTCACGGACAAGGACATCACGCTGTTCACGCGCCAGCTGGCCACGATGATGAAGGCCGGCGTGCCGCTGCTGCAGTCGTTCGATATCGTCGGCAAGGGCCACGCCAATCCGTCCGTGTCGAAACTGATCATGGACCTGCGCGCGGACATCGAGACGGGCACGAGCCTGAACCAGGCGTTCCGCAAGTTCCCCCTGTATTTCGATCCGCTGTTTTGCAACCTGGTCGGCGCCGGCGAACAGGCCGGCATCCTGGAAGACCTGCTGACGCGGCTGGCGATATACAAGGAAAAGACGCTGGCGATGAAGGCCAAGATCAAGTCGGCGCTGACGTATCCCATCGCCATCCTGGCCGTGGCGTTCATCGTCACGGCCGTCATCATGATCTGGGTGGTTCCGGCGTTCAAGGAAGTCTTCACCAGCTTCGGTGCCGACCTGCCCGCGCCCACGCTGTTCGTGATGGCGATGTCGGAATTTTTCGTCAACAACTGGTACATCATGCTGCTCGTCGTGTTCTGGTCCGTCTACTTTTTCTTCGAGTCGTGGAAACGCTCGATCAGGATGCAGCAGGCGATGGACCGGCTGCTGCTGCGCGTGCCCGTATTCGGCGACGTGATCCGCAAGGCCACCGTGGCGCGCTGGACCCGCACGCTGTCGACGATGTTCGCGGCCGGCGTCCCGCTGGTCGAGGCGCTCGACTCCGTCGGCGGCGCGGCCGGCAATGCCGTCTACCTGGAGGCCACGCGCAAGATCCAGAACGAAGTCTCCACGGGCACGAGCCTGACGGTGGCGATGCAGAACGTGGAGGTGTTCCCGAACATGGTCACGCAGATGGTGTCGATCGGCGAGGAATCGGGCGCGCTCGATGCCATGCTGGGCAAGGTGGCCGATTTCTACGAGGACGAAGTGGACGAGGCGGTCGCCTCGCTGGCGGCGCTGATGGAGCCGGCGATCATGGTCATTCTCGGCGTCCTGATCGGCGGGTTGGTCGTGGCGATGTATCTGCCTATCTTCAAGTTGGGTTCGGTGGTGTAA
- the pilB gene encoding type IV-A pilus assembly ATPase PilB: protein MAAVQPTTAAGAPMSGLARALMQAGRLTPPQADALLKKSILEKLPFIDVLLASGAIGGRELAVFCADTFAYPMLDLQALSPAALPAKAIDPKLMQSQRVVALSKRGNKMSVAISDPTNTQALDQIKFQTETSVEPVIVPHDALVRLLAELAKNSEQLMGELAGEEAEIQFAEEQEAALVEAPATDVEDAPIVRFLNKMLMDAVNMGASDLHFEPFEKFYRIRFRVDGVLVEHAQPPIAIKDKLVSRIKVLAKLDISEKRVPQDGRMRLIVSPTKTVDLRISTLPTLFGEKTVMRILDPTQAQMGIDALGYDADQKALLLDAISRPYGMVLVTGPTGSGKTVSLYTCLNILNKPGINISTAEDPAEINLPGVNQVNVNDKAGLTFPVALKSFLRQDPDIIMVGEIRDLETADIAIKAAQTGHMVFSTLHTNDAPSTLTRLMNMGVAPFNIASSIVLITAQRLARRLCACKRPVDVSTDLLLRAGFRPAQLDGSWKPYGPVGCERCNGTGYKGRVGIYQIMPITPAIEALILAHGNAMQIAAQSELEGVRSLRQSGLVKVKAGLTSLEEVLGCTNE from the coding sequence ATGGCAGCAGTCCAACCCACCACGGCGGCAGGCGCTCCCATGTCGGGCCTGGCGCGTGCCTTGATGCAGGCGGGGCGTCTCACGCCGCCGCAGGCGGACGCGCTGCTGAAAAAATCCATCCTGGAAAAACTGCCGTTCATCGACGTGCTGCTGGCCAGCGGTGCGATCGGCGGCCGCGAACTGGCCGTGTTCTGCGCCGACACCTTCGCCTATCCGATGCTGGATCTGCAGGCGCTCTCCCCGGCCGCACTGCCCGCCAAGGCGATCGACCCGAAACTGATGCAGAGCCAGCGGGTGGTGGCGCTGTCGAAACGGGGCAACAAGATGTCCGTGGCGATATCGGACCCCACCAACACGCAGGCACTGGACCAGATCAAGTTCCAGACCGAAACGTCGGTGGAACCCGTCATCGTGCCGCACGACGCGCTGGTGCGCCTGCTGGCGGAGCTGGCCAAGAACAGCGAACAGCTGATGGGCGAGCTGGCCGGTGAAGAGGCAGAGATCCAGTTCGCCGAAGAACAGGAAGCGGCGCTGGTGGAGGCGCCGGCCACGGACGTCGAGGATGCGCCGATCGTGCGCTTCCTGAACAAGATGTTGATGGACGCCGTCAACATGGGGGCGTCGGACCTGCACTTCGAGCCGTTCGAGAAGTTCTACCGCATCCGCTTCCGTGTCGACGGTGTGCTGGTCGAGCATGCGCAGCCGCCTATCGCCATCAAGGACAAGCTGGTGTCGCGCATCAAGGTGCTGGCGAAACTGGACATCTCGGAAAAACGCGTCCCGCAGGACGGGCGCATGCGCCTGATCGTCTCGCCGACGAAAACGGTGGACCTGCGTATCTCCACGTTGCCCACGCTGTTCGGCGAAAAGACGGTGATGCGTATCCTCGACCCCACGCAGGCGCAGATGGGCATCGATGCGCTGGGCTACGACGCGGACCAGAAGGCGCTGCTGCTCGATGCGATCTCGCGCCCGTACGGCATGGTGCTGGTGACGGGTCCGACAGGCTCCGGCAAGACGGTGTCGCTGTACACCTGCCTGAACATCCTGAACAAGCCGGGCATCAATATCTCGACGGCGGAAGACCCGGCCGAGATCAACCTGCCCGGTGTGAACCAGGTCAATGTCAACGACAAGGCGGGGCTGACGTTCCCCGTCGCGCTGAAGTCCTTCCTGCGCCAGGATCCGGACATCATCATGGTCGGCGAGATCCGCGACCTGGAGACGGCGGACATCGCCATCAAGGCGGCGCAGACGGGCCACATGGTGTTTTCGACGCTGCACACGAACGATGCGCCATCGACGTTGACGCGCCTCATGAACATGGGCGTGGCGCCGTTCAATATCGCATCGTCGATTGTATTGATCACGGCGCAGCGCCTGGCGCGGCGGCTGTGCGCATGCAAGCGTCCCGTCGACGTCTCGACCGACCTGCTGCTGCGGGCCGGCTTCCGGCCGGCGCAACTCGATGGCAGCTGGAAGCCGTACGGCCCGGTGGGCTGCGAACGGTGCAACGGCACCGGTTACAAGGGCCGCGTGGGCATCTACCAGATCATGCCGATCACGCCGGCAATCGAGGCGCTGATCCTGGCGCACGGTAATGCCATGCAGATCGCCGCGCAGTCCGAGCTTGAGGGCGTGCGCTCGCTGCGCCAGTCGGGCCTCGTGAAGGTCAAGGCGGGTCTGACCAGCCTGGAAGAAGTGCTGGGCTGCACCAACGAGTAG
- a CDS encoding HlyC/CorC family transporter, whose translation MDNIPLWVQILALACLIFLSAFFAMAETALMAASRFRLRHEAKRGSRRAIATLWLLERTEQLLSLVLIANTLLNAMAIALVTAIAINAFGLEEHVILISTGAVVFMLIVLAEISPKIVGARYADQIVLPASVILRPLLRAMSPVIWFVNLFVKTLFRLFRVKAALNPQDGGLSSEELRSVLLESGNFIPQKHKSILLNLFDLDTISVEDVMTPRAQIEALNLAVPVDEIKQQLTTCYHNKLPVYDGEINQIVGILHVRKAVGLLNEEDELTADHFRALLSEPYFIPQDTAVFAQLQNFQENRERLAIIVDEYGEVQGLVTLDDIIEEMIGEFTTSTPSAARADSFGWDSKRECLLEGTTALRDVNKRLGLNFPLDGPKTLNGLLLEWLQDIPDAPISVRIGNCIIEVVQVQNQSIKVVKLRQH comes from the coding sequence TTGGACAACATTCCCTTATGGGTGCAGATTCTTGCACTCGCCTGCCTGATCTTCCTGTCGGCCTTCTTTGCCATGGCCGAAACCGCCCTGATGGCGGCCAGCCGTTTCCGTTTGCGCCACGAGGCAAAGCGCGGCAGCCGTCGCGCCATTGCCACCCTGTGGTTGCTTGAACGTACCGAACAGCTGCTGTCGCTCGTCCTCATTGCCAACACGCTGCTGAACGCGATGGCGATCGCCCTCGTCACGGCCATTGCCATCAATGCCTTCGGCCTGGAAGAACACGTCATCCTGATTTCCACCGGCGCCGTGGTCTTTATGCTCATCGTGCTGGCGGAGATCTCGCCGAAAATCGTCGGCGCCCGCTATGCCGACCAGATCGTGCTGCCGGCCAGCGTCATCCTGCGCCCGCTGCTGCGGGCGATGTCTCCCGTGATCTGGTTCGTCAACCTGTTCGTCAAGACGCTGTTCCGGCTGTTTCGCGTCAAGGCGGCGCTGAACCCGCAGGACGGCGGGCTGTCGTCGGAAGAGCTGCGCTCGGTATTGCTGGAGAGTGGCAATTTCATTCCGCAAAAACACAAGAGTATTCTGCTGAACCTGTTCGACCTGGATACCATCTCCGTCGAGGACGTGATGACGCCGCGCGCGCAGATCGAGGCCCTGAACCTGGCGGTGCCGGTCGACGAGATCAAGCAGCAACTGACGACGTGCTATCACAACAAGCTGCCCGTCTACGATGGCGAAATCAATCAGATCGTCGGCATCCTGCACGTGCGCAAGGCCGTTGGCCTCTTGAACGAGGAAGACGAGCTGACGGCGGACCATTTCCGTGCGCTGCTGTCCGAGCCCTACTTCATTCCGCAGGACACCGCCGTGTTCGCACAGTTGCAGAACTTCCAGGAGAACCGCGAGCGCCTGGCCATCATCGTCGACGAGTATGGCGAAGTGCAGGGCCTGGTCACACTGGACGACATCATCGAGGAGATGATCGGCGAATTCACCACGTCCACGCCGAGCGCGGCCCGTGCCGACAGCTTCGGCTGGGACAGCAAGCGCGAATGCCTGCTCGAAGGCACGACGGCTTTGCGCGACGTCAACAAGCGCCTCGGACTGAACTTCCCGCTGGACGGCCCGAAAACGCTGAACGGCCTGTTGCTGGAATGGCTGCAGGACATCCCCGATGCGCCCATCAGCGTGCGTATTGGCAATTGCATCATCGAAGTGGTGCAAGTGCAGAATCAGTCGATTAAAGTCGTCAAATTACGACAGCATTGA
- a CDS encoding glutamate carboxypeptidase codes for MRRMLIGLAVSMVCGAAAAGVADTALLAKAEARKAPALALLERLVNIDSGTFNGKGLDDVGAIAAAELKGLGFAVETVPATPALSRNVVATLDGQGRGRILLVAHMDTVFGDGTAKAHPFRIDGKRAYGPGIMDDKGGIVIGIEALRVLREGGFADFRRITVLLNTNEETGSHGSRALIERLSKAHDIVFNLEPGRPADGLVVTRKGSGDIELAVRGKASHAGVAPKQGVNAALEASHQLVQLSKLGDDAKGTTVNWTVIKGGERSNVIPDQATAQADVRVVRAEEFDRVEQDMRRIAARQLVPEAKVEIALKRSFPPMPPSPVTDAVARAASDIYAELGRKLTLESSGGAADSSIVFAAGVPTIDGLGIVGGGIHTLEEYAEVDSIAPRIYLLARLLQQFGKDPQLPR; via the coding sequence ATGCGCAGGATGCTGATCGGGTTGGCGGTGTCGATGGTCTGTGGCGCGGCGGCGGCGGGGGTGGCCGATACCGCGTTGCTGGCAAAGGCGGAAGCGCGCAAGGCGCCCGCGCTGGCATTGCTGGAGAGGCTCGTCAATATCGATTCCGGCACGTTCAACGGCAAGGGGCTGGACGACGTGGGCGCCATCGCCGCGGCGGAACTGAAAGGGCTGGGCTTTGCCGTGGAGACGGTTCCCGCCACGCCCGCGCTGAGCAGGAACGTCGTCGCCACGCTGGACGGCCAGGGCCGTGGCCGCATCCTGCTGGTGGCGCATATGGACACCGTATTCGGCGACGGCACGGCAAAGGCGCATCCGTTCCGCATCGACGGCAAACGGGCTTATGGTCCCGGCATCATGGATGACAAGGGCGGCATCGTCATCGGCATCGAGGCGCTGCGGGTGTTGCGCGAAGGCGGATTTGCAGACTTCAGGCGTATCACGGTGCTGCTCAATACGAATGAAGAAACGGGCTCGCATGGCTCGCGTGCGCTGATCGAGCGCCTGTCGAAAGCGCACGATATCGTCTTCAACCTGGAGCCGGGCCGGCCGGCCGACGGCCTCGTGGTCACGCGCAAGGGCAGCGGCGACATCGAACTGGCGGTGCGCGGCAAGGCCTCGCATGCCGGCGTGGCGCCGAAGCAGGGCGTCAATGCGGCGCTGGAAGCTTCCCACCAGCTGGTGCAGCTGTCGAAACTGGGCGACGACGCCAAAGGCACGACCGTCAACTGGACCGTCATCAAGGGCGGTGAGCGCAGCAATGTGATCCCGGACCAGGCCACGGCGCAGGCGGACGTGCGCGTGGTGCGGGCCGAAGAATTCGACCGCGTCGAACAGGACATGCGGCGCATCGCGGCAAGGCAGCTGGTGCCGGAAGCGAAGGTGGAGATCGCGCTGAAACGCAGCTTCCCGCCCATGCCGCCCAGCCCCGTGACGGATGCAGTGGCGCGCGCCGCGTCGGACATCTACGCGGAACTGGGCCGCAAGCTGACATTGGAAAGCTCCGGCGGTGCGGCCGATTCGTCGATCGTGTTCGCGGCCGGCGTGCCGACGATCGACGGCCTGGGCATCGTCGGCGGCGGCATCCATACGCTAGAGGAGTATGCGGAGGTGGACAGTATCGCGCCCCGCATCTATCTGCTGGCGCGGCTGCTCCAGCAGTTCGGAAAGGACCCTCAGCTGCCCCGGTAA